In one Myxosarcina sp. GI1 genomic region, the following are encoded:
- the recQ gene encoding DNA helicase RecQ, giving the protein MAQFTSLEAALKHFFGYDSFRSGQKQIIEHALNKRDSLTIMPTGGGKSLCFQLPALLRSGLTIVVSPLIALMQDQVDALKDNGIGATFLNSTLNIEEARSRQIAILQGKIKLLYVAPERLLNPGFGEFLERIAGKVGISAIAIDEAHCVSEWGHDFRPEYRRLQTLRQRFPQTPIQALTATATKRVQQDIIQQLNLHQPQIHIASFNRTNIHYEVKTKDRTIYRQLLQNIRTESGSGIVYCLSRRSVEEVALKLQHDGIEALPYHAGLSDKQRSINQTRFLRDDIRVIVATIAFGMGINKPDVRFVYHYDLPRSLENFYQESGRAGRDGEPAKSILFFSLGDLKKIDFLIEQKSNEAEQRISRQQLRQVVDYAEGTDCRRTIILRYFGERYRGNCGKCDNCLNPKPIEDWTIEAQKFLSCVARCREKFGAMHVIDVLRGSRKQKIQQYGHHLLSTYGIGKDKTADQWKMLARSLLHQGLVAESNDGYRILKLNKASWEILRKQRSVEIAVSKPDKQRAVASNSRKAEAEILFDRLRMLRKQIADRQSVPPYVIFADSSLKLMAQVRPTTLDSFANLSGINQYKTQQYGESFISTIREFTAQQKLPTPLPSGSQMTTLQLHQQGLSAAEIAKERGMAVGTINTHLCELIEMNQPVALNKLVTANKQQAIIQTIEKLGDNLLKPLKEHLGEEYSYEEIRLVRGWWRSQQK; this is encoded by the coding sequence GTGGCTCAATTTACTTCTTTAGAAGCAGCATTAAAACATTTTTTTGGTTATGACTCTTTTCGATCGGGACAAAAGCAAATTATCGAACATGCCTTAAATAAAAGAGATTCCTTGACGATTATGCCCACAGGCGGGGGKAAATCTCTTTGTTTTCAGTTACCTGCTTTGTTGCGTTCGGGTTTGACGATTGTAGTTTCGCCGCTAATTGCTTTAATGCAGGATCAGGTAGATGCTTTAAAAGATAACGGTATTGGTGCGACTTTTCTTAACAGTACTTTAAATATCGAAGAAGCGCGATCGCGTCAGATAGCAATTTTACAAGGCAAGATTAAATTACTCTATGTCGCTCCCGAACGACTTCTCAATCCTGGTTTTGGCGAATTTTTAGAGCGAATTGCGGGCAAAGTAGGCATTAGCGCAATCGCTATAGATGAAGCTCACTGCGTCTCGGAGTGGGGTCACGATTTTCGCCCCGAATATCGCCGTCTTCAAACTCTACGCCAACGATTTCCCCAAACTCCCATTCAGGCATTAACGGCTACTGCTACTAAAAGAGTGCAGCAGGATATAATTCAGCAGCTAAACCTACACCAGCCACAGATACATATTGCCAGCTTTAACCGTACTAATATCCACTACGAAGTAAAAACCAAAGACCGCACCATCTATCGCCAACTGCTACAAAATATTCGTACCGAGTCTGGTTCGGGAATTGTTTACTGCTTGAGTAGGCGTAGCGTAGAAGAAGTAGCTTTAAAGCTACAGCACGACGGTATTGAGGCTTTACCCTACCATGCAGGACTGAGCGACAAACAAAGAAGCATCAATCAAACTCGTTTTTTACGGGATGATATACGAGTTATCGTGGCAACGATTGCCTTTGGCATGGGAATTAACAAACCAGACGTGCGCTTTGTCTATCATTACGATCTGCCCCGCAGCTTGGAAAACTTTTATCAAGAGTCGGGACGGGCTGGTAGAGATGGCGAACCTGCCAAATCGATTCTCTTTTTTAGTTTGGGAGATCTTAAAAAAATAGATTTTTTGATCGAACAAAAATCTAACGAAGCCGAACAGCGCATTTCTCGGCAGCAACTGCGTCAGGTAGTCGATTATGCCGAGGGAACTGATTGTCGGCGCACGATAATTTTGCGGTATTTTGGCGAACGGTATCGCGGCAACTGTGGTAAGTGCGATAACTGCCTAAATCCCAAACCAATTGAAGACTGGACGATTGAAGCGCAAAAATTTCTTTCCTGTGTGGCACGCTGTCGCGAAAAGTTTGGGGCAATGCACGTTATCGACGTGTTACGGGGTTCGCGCAAACAAAAAATTCAACAGTACGGACATCATTTACTATCTACCTACGGCATCGGTAAAGACAAAACCGCAGACCAGTGGAAGATGCTGGCGCGATCGCTTCTGCATCAAGGTTTGGTAGCAGAAAGCAATGACGGCTATCGCATTCTCAAACTAAATAAAGCCAGTTGGGAAATTCTCCGCAAACAGCGATCGGTAGAAATAGCGGTAAGCAAACCAGATAAACAAAGAGCCGTAGCTAGTAACTCTCGCAAAGCCGAAGCCGAAATTTTGTTTGACAGATTGAGAATGTTACGCAAGCAAATTGCCGATCGCCAGTCCGTCCCTCCCTACGTGATTTTTGCCGATTCGAGCCTCAAATTAATGGCGCAAGTTCGACCGACGACTTTAGACAGCTTTGCCAATTTATCGGGTATAAATCAGTATAAAACCCAGCAATATGGCGAAAGCTTTATTTCTACAATTCGCGAATTTACCGCACAGCAAAAGTTGCCTACGCCTCTACCTTCTGGCAGTCAAATGACAACTCTGCAACTGCACCAGCAGGGTTTGAGCGCGGCGGAAATAGCTAAGGAAAGAGGTATGGCTGTCGGTACGATTAACACTCATCTCTGCGAACTAATTGAAATGAATCAGCCAGTCGCGCTGAATAAGTTAGTCACTGCCAACAAGCAACAGGCAATAATTCAGACTATAGAGAAGCTAGGGGATAATTTACTAAAACCGTTGAAAGAACATTTAGGAGAAGAATATAGCTACGAAGAAATTAGACTAGTAAGAGGTTGGTGGCGCAGCCAACAGAAATAA